The following coding sequences are from one Streptomyces sp. NBC_01485 window:
- the rplT gene encoding 50S ribosomal protein L20 encodes MARVKRAVNAHKKRRAILEAASGYRGQRSRLYRKAKEQVTHSLVYNYNDRKKRKGDFRQLWIQRINAAARQNGMTYNRLIQGLKAANIEVDRKILAELAVNDATAFAALVEAAQKALPADVNAPKAA; translated from the coding sequence GTGGCACGCGTCAAGCGGGCAGTAAACGCCCACAAGAAGCGCCGGGCGATCCTCGAGGCGGCCTCCGGCTACCGCGGTCAGCGTTCGCGCCTGTACCGCAAGGCCAAGGAGCAGGTCACCCACTCGCTGGTCTACAACTACAACGACCGCAAGAAGCGCAAGGGCGACTTCCGTCAGCTGTGGATCCAGCGCATCAACGCTGCGGCCCGCCAGAACGGCATGACCTACAACCGCCTCATCCAGGGTCTGAAGGCCGCGAACATCGAGGTCGACCGCAAGATCCTGGCCGAGCTGGCCGTGAACGACGCCACCGCGTTCGCCGCGCTCGTCGAGGCCGCGCAGAAGGCCCTCCCGGCGGACGTGAACGCGCCGAAGGCCGCGTGA
- the infC gene encoding translation initiation factor IF-3 gives MSAEPRINDRIRVPEVRLVGPSGEQVGIVPLAKALELAQEYDLDLVEVAATARPPVCKLMDYGKFKYESAMKAREARKNQAHTVIKEMKLRPKIDPHDYDTKKGHVVRFLKQGDKVKITIMFRGREQSRPELGYRLLQRLAEDVQDLGFIESNPKQDGRNMIMVLGPHKKKTEAMAEARQAQEARKAEAKANPGRSQNAADADAVNAETDFDDDLEADDVDEDVEAHDVEAHDVEAHDVEAPAQQASAEA, from the coding sequence ATCAGCGCCGAGCCCCGCATCAACGACCGGATTCGCGTTCCCGAGGTGCGACTTGTCGGTCCCAGTGGCGAGCAGGTGGGCATCGTCCCCCTGGCCAAGGCACTGGAGCTTGCGCAGGAGTACGACCTGGACCTGGTCGAGGTCGCGGCGACCGCCCGCCCGCCGGTCTGCAAGCTCATGGACTACGGCAAGTTCAAGTACGAGTCGGCCATGAAGGCCCGTGAAGCGCGCAAGAACCAGGCGCACACGGTCATCAAGGAGATGAAGCTCCGGCCGAAGATCGACCCGCACGACTACGACACCAAAAAGGGTCACGTCGTCCGGTTCCTCAAGCAGGGCGACAAGGTCAAGATCACGATCATGTTCCGCGGTCGTGAGCAGTCCCGTCCCGAGCTGGGATACCGACTGCTGCAGCGTCTCGCGGAAGATGTCCAGGATCTCGGGTTCATCGAGTCGAACCCGAAGCAGGACGGCCGGAACATGATCATGGTTCTCGGTCCGCACAAGAAGAAGACCGAGGCGATGGCCGAGGCCCGGCAGGCGCAGGAGGCCCGCAAGGCCGAGGCGAAGGCCAACCCCGGCCGCTCGCAGAACGCCGCGGACGCCGACGCCGTGAACGCCGAGACCGACTTCGATGACGATCTCGAAGCGGACGACGTCGACGAAGACGTCGAAGCGCACGACGTCGAAGCACACGACGTCGAAGCACACGATGTCGAGGCCCCTGCCCAGCAGGCTTCCGCCGAGGCGTGA
- a CDS encoding TrmH family RNA methyltransferase, whose protein sequence is MTSATPELISPRSPRVVAARRLAKRNFRGKERLFLAEGPQAVREAAGHGGDTLVELFATVEAAERYADIIGEARGAGARVHLADEQVIEDISTTVTPQGLVAICRFLDTPFEAILAARPRLVAVLAHVRDPGNAGTVLRCADAAGADAVVLTDASVDLYNPKAVRASVGSLFHLPVAVGVPVEQAVAGLRDAGVRILAADGAGEDDLDDELDKETMGGPTAWVFGNEAWGLPEETRDLADAVVRVPIHGKAESLNLATAAAVCLYASARAQRASGGCRSVTESE, encoded by the coding sequence ATGACCTCCGCCACCCCCGAGCTGATCTCCCCTCGTTCTCCCCGCGTCGTCGCCGCCCGGCGGCTCGCCAAGCGGAACTTCCGGGGTAAGGAGCGGCTGTTTCTCGCGGAGGGGCCGCAGGCCGTGCGGGAGGCGGCGGGGCACGGCGGGGACACGCTCGTGGAACTGTTCGCCACCGTCGAGGCCGCGGAGCGGTACGCCGACATCATCGGCGAGGCGCGAGGCGCGGGCGCCCGGGTCCATCTCGCCGACGAGCAGGTCATCGAGGACATCTCCACCACCGTCACCCCGCAGGGACTCGTCGCCATCTGCCGGTTCCTGGACACGCCGTTCGAGGCCATCCTCGCCGCCCGGCCGAGGCTCGTCGCCGTACTGGCCCATGTGCGCGACCCCGGGAACGCCGGCACCGTCCTGCGGTGCGCCGACGCCGCCGGGGCCGACGCCGTCGTCCTCACCGACGCCTCCGTCGACCTGTACAACCCCAAGGCCGTCCGCGCCTCCGTCGGGTCGCTGTTCCACCTGCCCGTCGCCGTCGGGGTCCCCGTCGAACAGGCCGTGGCGGGGCTGCGGGACGCCGGTGTGCGGATCCTCGCCGCCGACGGCGCGGGGGAGGACGACCTCGACGACGAGCTCGACAAGGAGACGATGGGCGGGCCCACCGCCTGGGTGTTCGGCAACGAGGCCTGGGGCCTGCCGGAGGAGACCCGGGACCTCGCGGACGCCGTCGTGCGCGTCCCGATCCACGGGAAGGCCGAGAGCCTGAACCTGGCGACCGCCGCCGCCGTATGTCTGTATGCGTCGGCCCGTGCACAGCGCGCCTCCGGAGGGTGCCGCTCTGTCACCGAGAGCGAGTAG
- the pheS gene encoding phenylalanine--tRNA ligase subunit alpha, which translates to MSAPNKSYDPVEVEALKPEEIERMRDEALAAFAAADSLDALQEAKVAHTGGASPLALANREIGALPPQAKAAAGKTVGQARGAVNKALAVRQEELEAERDQRVLVEEAVDVTLPHDRVPAGARHPLTTLSERIEDVFVAMGYEVAEGPQAEAEWFNFDALNIGPDHPARGEADTFFVQGPQGGTESGVVLRTHTSPVQIRSLLERELPVYVICPGRVYRTDELDATHTPVFHQVELLAIDEGLTMSDLKGTLDHMVQSLFGAGMKTRLRPNFFPFTEPSAEMDMVCYVCRGESVGNPDRPCRTCSSEGWIELGGCGMVNPKVLTACGVDPEKYSGFAFGFGIERMLMFRHNVEDMRDMVEGDVRFTRPFGMEI; encoded by the coding sequence ATGTCGGCACCGAATAAGTCGTACGACCCGGTAGAGGTCGAGGCCTTGAAACCGGAAGAGATCGAGCGCATGCGGGACGAGGCGCTCGCCGCCTTCGCCGCCGCGGACTCCCTCGACGCCCTCCAGGAGGCCAAGGTCGCCCACACCGGCGGCGCCTCCCCGCTGGCCCTCGCCAACCGCGAGATCGGCGCCCTGCCCCCGCAGGCCAAGGCCGCCGCCGGCAAGACGGTCGGCCAGGCCCGGGGCGCGGTGAACAAGGCCCTCGCCGTCCGCCAGGAGGAGCTGGAGGCCGAGCGGGACCAGCGCGTCCTGGTCGAGGAGGCGGTGGACGTCACGCTGCCCCACGACCGCGTGCCGGCCGGCGCCCGCCACCCGCTCACCACGCTGTCGGAGCGCATCGAGGACGTCTTCGTGGCCATGGGCTACGAGGTCGCCGAGGGCCCGCAGGCCGAGGCCGAGTGGTTCAACTTCGACGCCCTCAACATCGGCCCGGACCACCCGGCCCGCGGCGAGGCCGACACCTTCTTCGTGCAGGGCCCCCAGGGCGGCACCGAGTCCGGTGTCGTGCTGCGCACCCACACCTCGCCGGTCCAGATCCGCTCCCTGCTGGAGCGCGAGCTGCCGGTGTACGTGATCTGCCCCGGCCGCGTGTACCGCACGGACGAGCTGGACGCCACGCACACCCCGGTCTTCCACCAGGTCGAGCTGCTCGCGATCGACGAGGGCCTGACCATGTCCGACCTCAAGGGCACCCTGGACCACATGGTCCAGTCGCTGTTCGGCGCGGGCATGAAGACGCGGCTGCGGCCGAACTTCTTCCCCTTCACCGAGCCGTCCGCCGAGATGGACATGGTGTGCTACGTCTGCCGCGGCGAGTCCGTCGGCAACCCCGACCGGCCCTGCCGCACCTGCTCCAGCGAGGGCTGGATCGAGCTGGGCGGCTGCGGCATGGTCAACCCCAAGGTGCTGACCGCCTGCGGCGTCGACCCGGAGAAGTACAGCGGGTTCGCCTTCGGGTTCGGGATCGAGCGGATGCTGATGTTCCGCCACAACGTCGAAGACATGCGAGACATGGTCGAGGGTGACGTCCGGTTCACCCGGCCGTTCGGGATGGAGATCTGA
- the rpmI gene encoding 50S ribosomal protein L35 — translation MPKNKSHSGASKRFKITGSGKVLRERAGKRHLLEHKSSRVTRRLTGTAEMAPGDAAKIKKLLGK, via the coding sequence ATGCCGAAGAACAAGTCGCACAGCGGTGCCAGCAAGCGCTTCAAGATCACCGGCTCCGGCAAGGTGCTCCGTGAGCGCGCCGGCAAGCGCCACCTGCTCGAGCACAAGTCGTCCCGCGTGACGCGCCGCCTCACCGGCACCGCCGAGATGGCCCCGGGCGACGCCGCGAAGATCAAGAAGCTTCTCGGCAAGTGA
- the pheT gene encoding phenylalanine--tRNA ligase subunit beta, translated as MRVPLSWLREYVDLPATETGRDVQAKLVSAGLEVETVEQLGAGLKGPLVVGRVLTIEELEGFKKPIRFCTVDVGTANGTGEPQEIVCGARNFAVGDKVVVVLPGAVLPGDFAIAARKTYGKTSHGMICSGDELGMGDDGSHGIIVLPPETEVGKDAIELLELVDEVLDIAVTANRGDCLSIRGIARELAIGYGIPLRDPALLDVPAPNAFGYPVQVSDPAGCDRFTARTVTGLSPEARSPIWLQRRLQKVGMRPISLAVDVTNYVMTEVGQPLHAYDRGLVQGTIGVRRAGEGEQIVTLDGVTRKLHAEDLVITDERGPIGLAGVMGGANTEIADHTDVANATTDVVIEAAHFDAVAIARTARRHKLSSEASRRFERGVDPAAAAAAAQRTVDLLVLLAGGTADAGVTEVVAPSAPHTISVPADHPDKVAGVVYGRETVVRRLQEIGCDVYGQDELVVTVPSWRPDLAEVNDLAEEVIRLEGYENLPSTLPKPPSGRGLTHRQRLHRRVGRALAGAGYVEAPNYPFISEQVFDQLGLDADDPARRVVKLTNPLNDEEPALRTSLLPGLLGALRRNDGRGSHDLALFETGLVFHPREQAAGVAGHLPVDRRPTGAEIAALDAVLPEQPRHVAVVLAGAREQAGWWGKGRPADWADAVESARAVAREAGAELVVRGGQYGPWHPGRCAELVVVVDGAERVVGHAGELHPRVLKALGLPARTSAMELDLDVLEQVGDDTPQAPSISTFPVATQDVALVVDQFVPHTEVESALREGAGELLEGIRLFDVYVNADQLGEGRKSLAYALRFRAGDRTLTVDEASAARDAAVALAGERTGAVLRG; from the coding sequence ATGCGGGTCCCGCTTTCCTGGCTGCGGGAGTACGTCGACCTCCCCGCCACCGAGACCGGCCGTGACGTGCAGGCCAAGCTGGTGTCGGCCGGCCTCGAGGTCGAGACCGTCGAGCAGCTCGGCGCCGGCCTCAAGGGCCCGCTCGTCGTGGGCCGGGTGCTGACCATCGAGGAGCTGGAGGGCTTCAAGAAGCCGATCCGCTTCTGCACGGTCGACGTCGGCACTGCCAACGGCACCGGCGAGCCGCAGGAGATCGTCTGCGGCGCCCGCAACTTCGCCGTCGGCGACAAGGTCGTCGTCGTCCTCCCGGGCGCCGTCCTCCCCGGCGACTTCGCGATCGCCGCGCGCAAGACGTACGGCAAGACGTCCCACGGCATGATCTGCTCCGGCGACGAGCTGGGCATGGGCGACGACGGCAGCCACGGCATCATCGTGCTGCCGCCCGAGACCGAGGTCGGCAAGGACGCCATCGAGCTGCTGGAACTGGTCGACGAGGTGCTGGACATCGCCGTCACCGCCAACCGCGGCGACTGCCTGTCCATCCGCGGCATCGCCCGCGAGCTGGCCATCGGCTACGGCATCCCGCTGCGCGACCCCGCCCTCCTCGACGTACCGGCCCCGAACGCCTTCGGCTACCCGGTGCAGGTCTCCGACCCGGCCGGCTGCGACCGCTTCACCGCCCGCACCGTCACCGGTCTGAGCCCCGAGGCGCGCTCCCCGATCTGGCTCCAGCGGCGGCTGCAGAAGGTCGGCATGCGCCCGATCTCGCTCGCCGTCGACGTCACCAACTACGTGATGACGGAGGTCGGCCAGCCGCTGCACGCCTACGACCGCGGCCTGGTCCAGGGCACCATCGGCGTGCGCCGGGCCGGGGAGGGCGAGCAGATCGTCACCCTCGACGGGGTGACGCGCAAGCTGCACGCCGAGGACCTGGTGATCACCGACGAGCGCGGTCCCATCGGCCTCGCCGGTGTCATGGGCGGCGCCAACACCGAGATCGCCGACCACACCGACGTGGCGAACGCGACGACCGACGTGGTCATCGAGGCCGCCCACTTCGACGCGGTGGCGATCGCGCGGACGGCCCGTCGCCACAAGCTGTCCTCCGAGGCGTCCCGCCGCTTCGAGCGCGGCGTCGACCCGGCCGCCGCGGCGGCCGCCGCGCAGCGCACGGTCGACCTGCTGGTCCTCCTCGCGGGCGGCACGGCCGACGCGGGCGTCACGGAGGTCGTCGCCCCGTCCGCCCCGCACACGATCAGCGTCCCGGCCGACCACCCGGACAAGGTCGCGGGCGTCGTCTACGGCCGTGAGACCGTCGTACGCCGCCTCCAGGAGATCGGCTGCGACGTGTACGGGCAGGACGAGCTCGTCGTCACCGTCCCGTCCTGGCGGCCCGACCTCGCCGAGGTCAACGACCTCGCGGAGGAGGTCATCCGGCTGGAGGGCTACGAGAACCTGCCCTCCACGCTGCCCAAGCCCCCCTCGGGCCGCGGCCTCACCCACCGCCAGCGCCTGCACCGCCGCGTCGGCCGCGCCCTGGCCGGGGCCGGCTACGTCGAGGCCCCGAACTACCCGTTCATCAGCGAGCAGGTCTTCGACCAGCTCGGGCTGGACGCCGACGACCCGGCCCGCCGTGTCGTCAAGCTCACCAACCCGCTCAACGACGAGGAGCCCGCGCTCCGTACGTCGCTGCTGCCGGGCCTGCTCGGTGCCCTGCGGCGCAACGACGGGCGGGGCAGCCACGATCTGGCGCTGTTCGAGACCGGGCTCGTCTTCCACCCGCGCGAGCAGGCGGCCGGTGTCGCCGGCCACCTTCCGGTCGACCGCCGTCCGACCGGCGCGGAGATCGCCGCGCTCGACGCCGTGCTCCCCGAGCAGCCGCGCCATGTCGCCGTCGTCCTCGCGGGCGCCCGCGAGCAGGCCGGCTGGTGGGGCAAGGGCCGCCCGGCGGACTGGGCCGACGCGGTCGAGTCGGCCCGGGCCGTCGCCCGCGAGGCCGGCGCCGAACTGGTCGTCCGGGGCGGGCAGTACGGGCCGTGGCACCCCGGTCGCTGCGCCGAGCTGGTCGTGGTCGTCGACGGTGCGGAGCGGGTCGTCGGCCATGCCGGTGAGCTGCACCCGCGGGTGCTGAAGGCGCTGGGGCTGCCCGCGCGGACCTCCGCGATGGAGCTGGACCTCGACGTCCTGGAGCAGGTCGGCGACGACACGCCCCAGGCGCCGAGCATCTCCACGTTCCCGGTGGCCACGCAGGACGTCGCGCTCGTCGTCGACCAGTTCGTGCCGCACACCGAGGTCGAGTCCGCGCTGCGCGAAGGCGCGGGTGAACTGCTGGAGGGTATCCGTCTGTTCGACGTGTACGTGAACGCGGACCAGCTCGGTGAGGGGCGGAAGTCGCTCGCGTACGCGTTGCGCTTCCGCGCGGGGGACCGGACGCTGACCGTCGACGAGGCCTCGGCGGCCCGCGATGCGGCGGTTGCTCTCGCGGGCGAGCGTACGGGGGCGGTTCTGCGGGGCTGA
- a CDS encoding sensor histidine kinase encodes MSVGTSSAPGAARPAGDLTGLGIDPDDLPDGLVVADEHGHVICFNAAARRITTIPAEDALGQPLDKALPLEDLEGRRWWQLTDPYGGLAIRVGQPERNLLLPGGREVLVTVRYLRAEPTGPVRRVVVSLRDTEARRRTERSHAELIAVVAHELRSPLTSVKGFTATLLAKWSRFTDDQKRLMLETVDADADRVTRLIAELLDISRIDSGRLEVRRQPVDIGAAVGRHIQAYVAAGQPADRFLLRVEQPLPALWADPDKVDQVLSNLIENAVRHGEGTVTIDITPAASPREGEDTGTSVTVSDEGAGIPEESMNRVFTRFWRGSKRGGTGLGLYIVKGIVEVHGGTITVGRAPGGGAEFRFTLPVSTPAYLT; translated from the coding sequence ATGAGTGTCGGCACGAGCAGCGCACCGGGAGCGGCCCGACCCGCCGGTGACCTCACCGGACTCGGCATCGACCCCGACGACCTGCCCGACGGACTGGTCGTCGCCGACGAGCACGGGCACGTGATCTGCTTCAACGCCGCCGCCCGGCGCATCACCACCATCCCCGCCGAGGACGCCCTCGGACAGCCCCTCGACAAGGCCCTGCCATTAGAGGACCTCGAAGGCCGCCGCTGGTGGCAACTGACCGACCCCTACGGCGGCCTCGCCATCCGCGTCGGCCAGCCCGAGCGCAACCTGCTGCTGCCGGGCGGACGCGAGGTGCTCGTCACCGTCCGGTACCTGCGCGCCGAACCCACCGGCCCCGTCCGCCGGGTGGTCGTCTCCCTCCGCGACACCGAGGCCCGCCGCCGCACCGAACGCAGCCACGCCGAGCTGATCGCCGTCGTCGCCCACGAGCTGCGCTCGCCCCTCACCTCCGTCAAGGGCTTCACCGCCACCCTGCTCGCCAAGTGGTCGCGGTTCACCGACGACCAGAAGCGGCTGATGCTGGAGACCGTCGACGCCGACGCGGACCGCGTCACCCGGCTCATCGCCGAACTGCTGGACATCTCGCGGATCGACAGCGGACGGCTGGAAGTACGCCGCCAGCCCGTCGACATAGGCGCGGCCGTAGGACGCCACATCCAGGCCTACGTGGCCGCCGGACAGCCCGCCGACCGGTTCCTGCTCCGCGTCGAGCAGCCGCTGCCCGCCCTGTGGGCCGACCCCGACAAGGTCGACCAGGTCCTCAGCAACCTGATCGAAAATGCGGTGCGCCACGGCGAGGGAACCGTCACGATCGACATCACGCCCGCCGCGTCCCCCCGGGAAGGGGAGGACACCGGCACGTCGGTCACCGTGAGCGACGAGGGCGCCGGCATCCCGGAGGAGTCCATGAACCGCGTCTTCACCCGCTTCTGGCGGGGCAGCAAGCGCGGCGGCACGGGCCTCGGGCTGTACATCGTCAAGGGCATCGTCGAAGTCCACGGCGGCACCATCACGGTCGGCCGCGCCCCCGGCGGCGGCGCCGAGTTCCGGTTTACGTTGCCCGTGAGCACTCCGGCCTACCTGACCTGA
- a CDS encoding SseB family protein, with product MANKNIPDPGFSDDDGSADPRLTAALAAWAKDRTAVGPVLAALKGARLLVPVVAVLGEVEEDGEEGREAPWKGGGGRREGGLRREKTSDMAVPTLKAGARTALPAFTSTDSLARWDPEARPVAVPLHQALRAAAHEKADTVLLDLAGPVAFELTGPALLALAEGRTTTDPLADPAVRGAVRDAVAAEPDVVTAHLGPGQADGTLALVLDPAAVPAEAARAVARRLAADETLRARLVRGLDLALLPAGTTPPGEPLYVRG from the coding sequence GTGGCGAACAAGAACATTCCCGACCCCGGCTTCTCCGACGACGACGGCTCCGCCGACCCCCGGCTGACCGCGGCCCTCGCCGCCTGGGCCAAGGACCGCACCGCCGTCGGACCCGTCCTGGCAGCCCTCAAGGGCGCCCGGCTCCTCGTCCCGGTGGTCGCCGTGCTCGGCGAGGTCGAGGAGGACGGTGAGGAGGGGCGCGAAGCTCCTTGGAAGGGTGGTGGTGGGAGACGGGAGGGCGGGCTGCGCCGCGAGAAGACCAGCGACATGGCCGTTCCCACCCTCAAGGCGGGCGCCCGCACCGCGCTGCCCGCCTTCACGTCCACCGACTCCCTCGCCCGCTGGGACCCCGAGGCCCGCCCCGTCGCCGTACCCCTGCACCAGGCGCTGCGGGCCGCCGCGCACGAGAAGGCGGACACCGTCCTCCTCGACCTGGCCGGACCGGTGGCCTTCGAACTGACCGGGCCCGCGCTGCTGGCGCTCGCCGAGGGCCGTACGACGACCGACCCGCTCGCCGATCCGGCGGTCCGGGGCGCGGTCCGGGACGCGGTGGCCGCCGAACCCGACGTCGTCACCGCCCACCTCGGCCCCGGGCAGGCCGACGGCACCCTCGCCCTCGTCCTCGACCCGGCCGCCGTCCCCGCCGAGGCCGCCCGGGCCGTGGCCCGGCGGCTCGCCGCCGACGAAACACTGAGGGCCCGCCTGGTGCGCGGCCTCGACCTGGCACTGCTGCCGGCCGGGACGACGCCTCCGGGCGAGCCCCTGTACGTGAGAGGTTGA
- a CDS encoding DUF1844 domain-containing protein — protein sequence MSDTSPAGSAETPGPDFDEMTRDIAEVPAVEVIVTVAVNLMSAAAVKLGLTEEGDKYKDLDEARKLVHALAGLLDASTTEISSFHAAPLRDGLKSLQLAFREASLVRDEPGQGPGEKYTGPIYG from the coding sequence ATGAGTGACACCTCCCCCGCCGGCTCCGCCGAGACCCCCGGCCCCGACTTCGACGAGATGACCCGCGACATCGCCGAGGTCCCCGCCGTCGAGGTGATCGTGACGGTCGCCGTCAACCTGATGAGCGCCGCGGCCGTGAAACTCGGGCTGACGGAGGAGGGCGACAAGTACAAGGACCTGGACGAGGCCCGCAAGCTGGTGCACGCCCTCGCCGGGCTGCTCGACGCGAGCACGACCGAGATCAGCTCCTTCCACGCGGCCCCGCTGCGCGACGGCCTGAAGTCGCTCCAGCTCGCGTTCCGCGAGGCGTCCCTCGTCCGGGACGAGCCGGGTCAGGGCCCGGGCGAGAAGTACACCGGCCCGATCTACGGCTAG